A stretch of DNA from Fibrobacter sp. UWB11:
CCGCGACCGCGGCAATCTCATCCCATTTTTCCGCATCCGCACAATACGGCATAATGAAAGCATTGTAGATAGGTTTTGGCAGAGCGTCATTCTGAGAATGCGTAGCATTCGAAGAATCTCCATTCGCTCCTAAAATTTCTTTCCAGTGCGTTTCCACATATTCCGCATAAGCCATCTGCTTGCAAACAGACTCAGCACCAGGCAAATGCGAATTGAAACCAGTCAAGCCGTATTTGTAGTACTTGGAATCAAGGATATACACACCCTCCCCCATAACCATTATCGTATCTGGTCGGAGCGTAGAACGATGATTTTCATCCTTATTATCTTCATCCTGATAATTGAAGCCATCACCATTCCTTGAACCTTCAACGACAAACTTAAGGTGCGGATTAAATTTATCCTTGGTGACCCCCTGCGGCAACTTCCCGAAAATCTTATCCACCATCGCTTCCCACACGGGGGCGAACTTGTTGACTCCGAAATAGAATTCGTTTGCAGTCTTTCCGTCTTCGGTTTTATGCCCAGCAAGATACTCCACAATTCGCGCCAAGTCGGCGAGCAAGCGTAAATCACGGTCGTTAAACGTTTTCGCAAGCTTGGAATGAATTGCGTTGCAGAACAGGTCATAATCAAAATCCAACTGCGGCTCTTCGGACGGATCTATGCCGAATAAAAATCCGAGTTTCACAAGAGCGTCATGAACGCAGAACTTGTGGACTTGCGTAATGAGCGTATCTTCGTTATAACTGACTTTACGGGCGACAAAATCCAGGTACACAAGATTCTGTTCATTTTCAGTAATGACGGGTCGCACGGCCTTGATTGTCCGTCCCCAACTGATTTTCCCGTTCGCGCCCTTTTTGTACAGAATTTCCTTTTCATCAAGGTAACCGAAATCGAGAAAATTTCGGATAACATTCAAGTACGAAACCATCGGAAATTCAGATTCGCCATGTTCCTCCGCGAATGTGGAAATAGAGGAATTCTGATGAATCTGTTCCTGCAGCGAAGGGTCAGAAAGCACCGTAAAAAGATTGACAACACATTCCCGTAATTCATCTTCGGGGAGCTCGCGCAAGGCCGAGTCGTCTTTGAAATATCCCAAGGGAAAGATGATACTTGTTTCTAGCGCTCCATCTTCCTTTGATTTTTCACAGCGAATGCCGACGAACTCGGTCTCCGAATTCGCCTTGGATTCGCAGGAACATATTTCGTTCAGTTTTTGCATCAAGGATTACAGCGTTGGCGATGCTACAAATGCGACAAGATTCGCCTTGTCCTTGAAAACGTCAAAGCGTTCTTTCCCTTCAGACGGTTTTTCAAAGAAGTTAATCAGTTTTTCCAACGTGTCGATACCATCTGCAAAAATCTGCGGACGCTTGAACTTGAAAACGTCATCCCACAGGAACTTCAAAACCTTTTCGGCAAAGACCTTGTCGTCGATAATGCCGCCCACGTTGCTCACAAACCAGACTCCAAGCCGCTTGTCTTCGGTGCTAGAAAGACCCTTGAGGGTGGCCGTAATTTTGGCGTTGATCCATCCCCAGAATTGTCCCCATTTAATACCGGTATCGTCAATTTCCGCTTCGTATTGTGTTTTGACAGCGGGCTTAGTGAGGTCAAATTCGTTGCGAACCAGTTCCATGTCGAAACGGCGCTGGAATGCGTTATCCAACGTGAACACATTCTGGTCGCTAGTATTCATCGTCGCCAAGATGGAAAGGTTAGGCGGTAGGCGGATAGCCGTATTCGCATTGAAGTGAATTTCTTTTATTTTAATTTCTTCAATAGGTTCACCGTCGTTCCGTTCTTGGTAAGAACCATCATCCAGTTCTGTTGTTTTGCGGATATACGCATTAACATCATCGTTCTGGACAAAATACTGGCTCCAGCCTTCTGTAAACGTGTTTACCGCCGCATTTGCAGGGTCGTTGCCGAGAGAGTCCGTTTCACCAGCCTTGAGCCTATCCAACAACTGGAAGGTGTCGCCGAAAATGGCGGCCGCATTACCGCGGTTGATTTCTTCGATAACCAGGTAAAATTGTTCATTGGGATTGAGATAAGCCCGCTTGATAATTTGCGTAAACGGCCCGGGCGTAAATTCGTAGGTGACGTGACCGTTGACTTTCGGCAAGATTTGCCCGATGAACTCGGCGTTGGTGTATTCCGGATGGAACACGACACGAACCTTGTTCTTCTCAGGAACGTCCTTCAGTTGCTCCCTGATTTTATTGCTCTTTCCGCAACCCGGAACACCGTAATAGATGATTTGGGAAGGAGTATGGGAGGAAGAAAAATTAAAGAAGAAAAAATTTTGCCCACCGGAAGATACCTGCATTGACGCTGGTAACAGGCTCATCCACGTTTTCTTTCTCGTTTCAGGATTTGCATATGATTCATGAATATCGGAAACTTTAATAACAGAAACAATCAATTTACTTTGCTCAACAACGTCAATCGCATATGCAAACCAGCATGCGTTCGGTCCACCCAACTTAACTTGAACAGCATCATAAAAATCTTTGTTATTAAATTCACCTATAGATGTTGAATCGGAATATTTCAGCGTCCTTCTTCCTTTATGCGTATTTTCGTTTTCACGAGTAACAAGAAGAATAAATGGTTTGTCAATAGAAATCAATTTTTCATCAAGTTTTATATAAACGTTATTAAAGATTGCGGCTTTAGTGATTTCATATTTACTTTCAGCGCTTTGCGATTCAATCGCTTTATACTCCTTGCCTCCCTTTCCCAATTTACAGGATATAGAATTTGAAAGCGGGCAATAACAATAATCCATACCAATCAAAATTTCCGCAGCACCGGGATATGTTAGTTTGTAATCTGGAGCAGATTGTCCGAGAGCTGTACCCCAAGAAGGTGTTCCTCCTCCAGTTTCAATGGAGGCGTTAAAGAAAAGAGAGCCTAAATCAATATTCATTATAGTTGCCTCCATATATGGGTCAAAAGAATTCCGACGACATTCACATCCCAGCCATTTCCGGCTCTTTTGGATAATTGTGAATAAGACTGATTGTCGAAGTTGATTTCGCAATTCTTTTTATCACGAGATATGTCAAAACCCATCAGACGAAATTGCTCATGAACAGACATCTTTCGAACAATTTCTTTGCCCTTATCTTTACCAGATTTCTTAGGCGGCTCAATAACACGAAGACTATTATGTTCCGGCTGGGTGATTGTTATGCTGTAGCCATCTTTTTTGATTTTCTTGTTATACACGTCAAAACACAACGGCGTTTTTACGACAAAAGAATCAATATGATGTTTCTCCTTCAAATGAGCAATTTGTTCATCTGACAGATAAAGAAATTTTTCAGGGGAATTGTCCAAGAAATCTGCCATTTTCAAATCACTTTGGATTTCTGGGGGCTTTATTTCAAAGTTTTCCGGTAATCCACCTAATCGAGCGAACATCCAAAGGCGCTCTCTATTTTGCGGAACCCCATAATCCTTCGAGTTCAGAACAACCTTTGCCAATGTGTTTTCTTCCGTCGTGCCATATCCCATTTCAATCAAGTCTTTTACAAGTTGATCGTGGATGGGCTTAAACTTTCCAGAAGTAAAGCCTTTAACATTTTCCAAAAGGATATACTTCGGCTTTTTTACTCGACATATTCGAATGATATGTCCAAGCATTGCCCCTCGACCATAGGGATCTTCGGTTCCCAATTGCATTCCTGCGGAAGAGAATGGTTGGCAAGGAAAACCGCCTGTAAACAAATCAAAATCAGGCAATTCATTAGGGTCAATCTGTGTGATGTCGCCCCAATTCTTTATAGGGTTTCCTTTCGCATCACGATGATTCGCGTCAAATAACTTCGAAGCGTATTTATCGAACTCTGAATAACCAACAACAGTGTAATCAAAATTCGTCAAAGCTTTTTTTGCTCTTTTCAATCCAAAGGATGCTCCGCCATAACCAGCAAAGCCTTCAAAAACCCTGATTACATTCTTCTTCTGTCGAGTCTGGGCCATATCGCTCCGTTTTGAAAGTGAACGAGTTCACTCTCGCGGGAGCGGTTCTGGCCGATTCGCTTGGCCGGGGTGCGGACAAAAAGAACGGCGGGGAGCCGACTCACTCCT
This window harbors:
- a CDS encoding LlaJI family restriction endonuclease, coding for MQKLNEICSCESKANSETEFVGIRCEKSKEDGALETSIIFPLGYFKDDSALRELPEDELRECVVNLFTVLSDPSLQEQIHQNSSISTFAEEHGESEFPMVSYLNVIRNFLDFGYLDEKEILYKKGANGKISWGRTIKAVRPVITENEQNLVYLDFVARKVSYNEDTLITQVHKFCVHDALVKLGFLFGIDPSEEPQLDFDYDLFCNAIHSKLAKTFNDRDLRLLADLARIVEYLAGHKTEDGKTANEFYFGVNKFAPVWEAMVDKIFGKLPQGVTKDKFNPHLKFVVEGSRNGDGFNYQDEDNKDENHRSTLRPDTIMVMGEGVYILDSKYYKYGLTGFNSHLPGAESVCKQMAYAEYVETHWKEILGANGDSSNATHSQNDALPKPIYNAFIMPYCADAEKWDEIAAVAELPRNDVYAMKRAGYIYGDWKDRSKPYHKIHCILLDMKSVMRNYANNPAAQDELAELIKNS
- a CDS encoding AAA family ATPase; translated protein: MNIDLGSLFFNASIETGGGTPSWGTALGQSAPDYKLTYPGAAEILIGMDYCYCPLSNSISCKLGKGGKEYKAIESQSAESKYEITKAAIFNNVYIKLDEKLISIDKPFILLVTRENENTHKGRRTLKYSDSTSIGEFNNKDFYDAVQVKLGGPNACWFAYAIDVVEQSKLIVSVIKVSDIHESYANPETRKKTWMSLLPASMQVSSGGQNFFFFNFSSSHTPSQIIYYGVPGCGKSNKIREQLKDVPEKNKVRVVFHPEYTNAEFIGQILPKVNGHVTYEFTPGPFTQIIKRAYLNPNEQFYLVIEEINRGNAAAIFGDTFQLLDRLKAGETDSLGNDPANAAVNTFTEGWSQYFVQNDDVNAYIRKTTELDDGSYQERNDGEPIEEIKIKEIHFNANTAIRLPPNLSILATMNTSDQNVFTLDNAFQRRFDMELVRNEFDLTKPAVKTQYEAEIDDTGIKWGQFWGWINAKITATLKGLSSTEDKRLGVWFVSNVGGIIDDKVFAEKVLKFLWDDVFKFKRPQIFADGIDTLEKLINFFEKPSEGKERFDVFKDKANLVAFVASPTL
- the dcm gene encoding DNA (cytosine-5-)-methyltransferase, with the protein product MAQTRQKKNVIRVFEGFAGYGGASFGLKRAKKALTNFDYTVVGYSEFDKYASKLFDANHRDAKGNPIKNWGDITQIDPNELPDFDLFTGGFPCQPFSSAGMQLGTEDPYGRGAMLGHIIRICRVKKPKYILLENVKGFTSGKFKPIHDQLVKDLIEMGYGTTEENTLAKVVLNSKDYGVPQNRERLWMFARLGGLPENFEIKPPEIQSDLKMADFLDNSPEKFLYLSDEQIAHLKEKHHIDSFVVKTPLCFDVYNKKIKKDGYSITITQPEHNSLRVIEPPKKSGKDKGKEIVRKMSVHEQFRLMGFDISRDKKNCEINFDNQSYSQLSKRAGNGWDVNVVGILLTHIWRQL